A single genomic interval of Cupriavidus sp. MP-37 harbors:
- a CDS encoding PilW family protein produces the protein MTAPHFPVPSSRARAMRLRRQRGISLVELMIGITIGLVLLTALASLYYANSVSRTEFAKSAEQVENGRYALEQIRREVELAGFFGVGNIARGNKAAEPALCATDPAALGFSPTAETVPVALAGYAPGVAAPCLPDLAPTSEVLVVRRVSTTPVMAPAPGSAYLQLSACSLDTQSFVFDASGAAAFGLRTKACDAAQPAELRRAMVRIFYLAACDRCSNGGDGIPTLKMAELVNGAFQSRSVAQGVQDLHVQYGVDQDSNGSADCYVADPRADNSAACTAVPGYDWGVAINNLANVTTVRVHLLARTLKPSGGHTDNRTYALGRAAAAGPFNDGYKRHVYAQVARLVNVAGLREQ, from the coding sequence ATGACCGCGCCGCATTTCCCTGTGCCTTCATCCCGGGCGCGCGCCATGCGCCTGCGCCGCCAGCGCGGCATCTCGCTGGTCGAGCTGATGATCGGCATCACCATCGGCCTGGTGCTGCTGACCGCGCTGGCCAGCCTGTATTACGCCAACAGCGTGTCGCGCACCGAGTTCGCCAAATCGGCCGAACAGGTGGAAAACGGGCGGTATGCGCTGGAGCAGATCCGGCGCGAGGTGGAGCTGGCGGGGTTCTTCGGCGTGGGCAATATCGCGCGTGGCAACAAGGCCGCGGAGCCGGCGCTGTGCGCGACCGACCCGGCCGCGCTGGGCTTCTCGCCCACCGCCGAAACCGTGCCGGTGGCGCTGGCCGGCTATGCGCCAGGGGTGGCGGCCCCATGCCTGCCGGACCTGGCGCCGACCTCGGAGGTGCTGGTGGTGCGGCGTGTGTCGACCACGCCGGTGATGGCGCCCGCGCCGGGATCGGCTTACCTGCAGCTCTCGGCCTGTTCGCTCGACACCCAGAGCTTCGTCTTCGACGCCAGCGGCGCAGCGGCCTTCGGCTTGCGTACCAAGGCTTGCGATGCGGCACAGCCGGCCGAACTGCGGCGGGCCATGGTGCGCATCTTTTACCTGGCCGCCTGTGACCGCTGCAGCAACGGCGGCGACGGCATTCCCACGCTGAAGATGGCCGAGCTGGTCAACGGCGCGTTCCAGTCGCGCTCGGTGGCGCAAGGGGTCCAGGACCTGCATGTGCAGTATGGCGTGGACCAGGACAGCAACGGCTCGGCCGACTGCTACGTGGCGGACCCGCGCGCCGACAACAGCGCGGCGTGCACCGCCGTGCCGGGCTATGACTGGGGCGTGGCGATCAACAACCTGGCCAATGTCACGACCGTGCGCGTGCACCTGCTGGCGCGCACGCTGAAGCCCAGCGGCGGCCATACCGACAACCGCACCTATGCACTCGGCCGCGCGGCCGCCGCGGGGCCGTTCAACGATGGCTACAAGCGCCACGTCTACGCCCAGGTGGCGCGGCTGGTCAACGTGGCCGGGTTACGTGAGCAATGA
- a CDS encoding HdeD family acid-resistance protein, whose amino-acid sequence MARLVMILLGVDYLRTRWRGLLWLGCVSVLLGIVIFVDAFDNAIYFPMTPFALVLLLEGLATLVVARSGIGGQRTLRQVKGVSFCLAALLILAGHHHGHFVLSMIFATLFLADGLLQIVSARVVRFRTWRLAVAVGVFEILVAIFFYQPYPTHYVGTVPYCLGLGLIFGGWNLLLLASRLRRLDHNPGMDPADAAPASTAQTLHAASGAPDLTLWDGPPEPGEPALTVHVWTPVGSARGEARRQPLVDRYIAAVDRDGVISTGHAALESPEGIYISLYPAEEIDRSPEDFTRILRATRENDVPGKFQPDYQTEARAWCPSTVQVRIRNYDAERLRRFWEAYRQDTTYNLTYRNCSSTVSHALEAALEGASARVWRQARGWRPLWRLLATPELWVAAQLRKRAKTMAWTPGLTLDYARALSMLADPRPSGWASMARMALGQMRRQRQDWREAAHGRTDSADAAGAPAASHVANAGNAANAGSVRQRGND is encoded by the coding sequence ATGGCAAGACTGGTAATGATCCTGCTGGGCGTCGACTACCTGCGCACGCGCTGGCGCGGCCTGCTGTGGCTGGGCTGTGTGAGCGTGCTGCTGGGCATCGTGATCTTTGTCGATGCATTCGACAACGCCATCTACTTCCCGATGACGCCGTTCGCGTTGGTGCTGCTGCTCGAGGGCCTGGCCACGCTGGTGGTGGCGCGCAGCGGCATCGGCGGGCAACGCACGCTGCGCCAGGTCAAGGGCGTGTCGTTCTGCCTTGCTGCGTTGCTGATCCTGGCTGGCCACCATCACGGCCACTTCGTGCTGTCGATGATCTTCGCCACGCTGTTCCTGGCCGACGGGCTGCTGCAGATCGTGTCGGCGCGAGTGGTGCGCTTCCGCACCTGGCGCCTGGCGGTCGCCGTCGGCGTGTTCGAGATCCTGGTCGCGATCTTCTTCTATCAGCCGTACCCGACCCACTATGTCGGCACCGTGCCGTATTGCCTTGGCCTGGGGCTGATCTTCGGCGGCTGGAACCTGTTGCTGCTGGCCTCGCGCCTGCGGCGGCTCGACCATAACCCCGGCATGGACCCGGCCGATGCGGCGCCGGCTTCTACCGCGCAGACGCTCCATGCGGCCAGCGGCGCGCCCGACCTGACCCTGTGGGACGGCCCGCCCGAGCCCGGCGAGCCTGCGCTGACGGTGCACGTCTGGACCCCGGTCGGCTCCGCGCGCGGCGAAGCGCGCCGCCAGCCGCTGGTGGACCGCTATATCGCCGCGGTGGACCGCGACGGGGTCATCTCCACCGGCCATGCCGCGCTGGAATCGCCCGAGGGCATCTACATCAGCCTGTACCCGGCCGAAGAAATCGACCGCTCGCCCGAAGACTTCACCCGCATCCTGCGCGCCACCCGCGAAAACGACGTGCCGGGCAAGTTCCAGCCGGATTACCAGACCGAAGCGCGCGCCTGGTGCCCGTCGACGGTACAGGTGCGCATCCGCAACTACGATGCGGAGCGCCTGCGCCGCTTCTGGGAGGCGTACCGGCAGGACACCACCTACAACCTGACTTATCGCAATTGCTCCAGCACGGTCTCGCACGCGCTGGAAGCGGCGCTGGAAGGCGCATCGGCCCGGGTCTGGCGCCAGGCCCGCGGCTGGCGGCCGCTGTGGCGCCTGCTCGCCACGCCCGAGCTATGGGTGGCCGCGCAGTTGCGCAAGCGCGCCAAGACCATGGCCTGGACCCCCGGCCTGACGTTGGACTATGCCCGCGCGCTCAGCATGCTGGCCGATCCCCGCCCGTCCGGGTGGGCCAGCATGGCCCGCATGGCGCTGGGACAGATGCGGCGCCAGCGGCAGGACTGGCGCGAGGCCGCGCACGGCCGCACGGACAGCGCGGACGCGGCCGGGGCCCCGGCCGCAAGCCACGTTGCCAATGCCGGAAATGCCGCGAATGCCGGTAGTGTCAGGCAGCGCGGGAACGATTAA
- a CDS encoding MurR/RpiR family transcriptional regulator, with translation MPSVPPAASRPGPPTPPSPSAPPHDLEALLELLRRGFPNLSTQFQGGARYLLDHPQDVPVLSMRKIAASAGVQPATLVRLSQHLGFEGWQAMRELFVDALRGGTQPYARRARKVVRESSASRMLGEMLEAQHHNLDRIAASNEKTLPQAAELLSHAACVHVAGFRSCFPIAFTFHYVYRLFRSTVHLIRADAGTLEMELRGLAPKDAVVVVSFAPYSQESIRVAEAARECGCKVIALTDSTVAPIALAADCTLLFSVESPSFFPSITAGVAVVEALVEQLLARKGKGAIRALEQAEGELHRTGAYVTPGHR, from the coding sequence ATGCCGTCCGTTCCCCCCGCCGCCTCCCGGCCCGGGCCCCCAACGCCGCCATCGCCGTCAGCGCCGCCCCATGACCTCGAGGCCTTGCTGGAACTGCTGCGCCGCGGCTTCCCCAATCTCAGCACGCAGTTCCAGGGCGGTGCGCGCTACCTGCTCGACCATCCGCAGGACGTGCCGGTGCTGTCGATGCGCAAGATCGCGGCCAGTGCCGGGGTGCAGCCCGCCACCCTGGTGCGGCTGTCGCAGCATCTGGGCTTCGAGGGCTGGCAGGCCATGCGCGAGCTGTTTGTCGATGCGCTGCGCGGCGGTACCCAGCCCTATGCGCGGCGTGCGCGCAAGGTGGTGCGCGAAAGCAGCGCCAGCCGCATGCTGGGCGAGATGCTGGAGGCGCAGCACCACAACCTCGACCGGATCGCCGCCAGCAACGAGAAGACGCTGCCGCAAGCCGCCGAGCTGCTCTCGCACGCGGCCTGCGTGCATGTGGCGGGCTTCCGCTCATGCTTCCCGATCGCGTTCACCTTCCACTATGTCTACCGGCTGTTCCGCAGCACCGTGCACCTGATCCGCGCCGATGCCGGCACCCTCGAGATGGAATTGCGCGGCCTGGCGCCGAAGGATGCGGTGGTGGTGGTCAGCTTCGCCCCGTATTCGCAGGAAAGCATCCGCGTGGCCGAGGCCGCGCGCGAGTGCGGCTGCAAGGTGATCGCGCTGACCGACAGCACGGTGGCGCCGATCGCGCTGGCGGCGGACTGCACGCTGCTGTTCTCGGTCGAAAGCCCGTCGTTCTTCCCGTCGATCACCGCGGGCGTGGCCGTGGTCGAGGCGCTGGTCGAACAGCTGCTGGCGCGCAAGGGCAAGGGCGCCATCCGCGCGCTGGAGCAGGCCGAGGGCGAATTGCACCGCACCGGCGCCTACGTGACGCCCGGGCACCGCTGA
- a CDS encoding type IV pilin protein, with amino-acid sequence MPCRGRPPHGFTLIEVMITVAVIAILAAVAIPNYSRYVVRSNRAAIESFMLEVSGAQERFLVDNRAYAASLGALGMSVPAGLATRYDVTVTPNAAPPPGYRIVATPRGSQLSDTDCGTLTLTSAGAKSASGAGTDCWN; translated from the coding sequence ATGCCATGCCGGGGCAGGCCGCCGCATGGCTTCACGCTGATCGAAGTGATGATCACCGTGGCGGTCATCGCTATTCTGGCCGCCGTCGCCATTCCCAACTACAGCCGTTACGTCGTGCGCTCGAACCGCGCCGCGATCGAGTCCTTCATGCTCGAGGTCTCGGGCGCGCAGGAGCGCTTCCTGGTCGACAACCGCGCCTATGCCGCCAGCCTCGGCGCGCTCGGCATGTCGGTGCCCGCCGGGCTGGCGACGCGCTACGACGTTACCGTGACACCGAACGCGGCACCGCCGCCCGGTTACCGCATCGTGGCCACGCCCAGGGGCAGCCAGCTCAGCGACACCGATTGCGGCACGCTGACGCTGACCAGCGCCGGCGCCAAATCCGCGTCGGGCGCAGGCACCGACTGCTGGAACTGA
- a CDS encoding GspH/FimT family pseudopilin, with amino-acid sequence MRPSLSRANDRRRPARRGFTLIELLCALSVLAILAVAAAPSFAALLASQRVRSASLDLASALVLARSEAVKRNATVSLAPAGAAWTAGWTVSAGAETVRSFGPYGGLTITPSAAGGLALGNDGRLTGAAMTFEFAPGGDTSATTRVCVQVSETGRIASTTGACT; translated from the coding sequence ATGCGGCCCAGCCTTTCGCGCGCGAATGATCGCCGGCGGCCCGCGCGCCGCGGCTTTACGCTGATCGAGCTGCTGTGCGCGTTGTCGGTGCTGGCGATCCTGGCGGTCGCTGCGGCGCCTTCGTTTGCCGCGCTGCTCGCCAGCCAGCGCGTGCGCAGCGCTTCGCTCGACCTCGCTTCGGCGCTGGTGCTGGCGCGCAGCGAAGCGGTCAAGCGCAATGCCACGGTTTCGCTGGCACCGGCCGGCGCCGCCTGGACTGCCGGCTGGACCGTGAGCGCGGGCGCCGAAACGGTACGCTCGTTCGGGCCCTATGGCGGGCTCACCATCACGCCCAGTGCGGCCGGCGGCCTGGCCCTTGGCAACGACGGCCGGCTGACCGGCGCGGCGATGACCTTCGAGTTCGCGCCCGGCGGCGATACCTCGGCCACCACGCGCGTATGCGTGCAGGTCAGCGAGACCGGCCGCATCGCCTCCACCACCGGAGCCTGCACATGA
- a CDS encoding pilus assembly PilX N-terminal domain-containing protein, with product MMKSKAGALRRRQSGVTLVVTLVFMVLFLLIAVAMVNSGLINVKVASNQQHSAEARDVAQQAIEQVISDDFTKAPVAVDVPVDVTGDGTADYVAQVAAPTCVTSKPVAKVIDPEKHPEDAECTLGSSTGNGNLVVGPGGANVVSSLCNDTQWDVAATVNDANNTGTVATVHQGVAVRTLYGSTCP from the coding sequence ATGATGAAGTCAAAGGCCGGCGCGCTGCGCCGCAGGCAATCCGGGGTCACGCTGGTGGTGACGCTGGTGTTCATGGTGCTGTTCCTGCTGATCGCGGTCGCCATGGTCAATTCGGGCCTAATCAACGTCAAGGTGGCATCCAACCAGCAGCACAGCGCCGAAGCGCGCGACGTGGCGCAGCAGGCGATCGAGCAGGTGATCAGCGACGATTTCACCAAGGCACCGGTGGCGGTGGACGTGCCGGTGGACGTGACCGGCGACGGCACGGCGGATTACGTCGCGCAGGTGGCCGCGCCGACCTGCGTGACGAGCAAGCCGGTGGCCAAGGTGATCGATCCGGAGAAGCACCCCGAGGATGCCGAATGCACGCTCGGCAGCAGCACCGGCAACGGCAACCTCGTAGTGGGGCCGGGCGGCGCCAATGTGGTCAGCTCGCTTTGCAACGATACGCAGTGGGACGTCGCCGCGACCGTCAATGACGCCAACAACACCGGCACCGTAGCGACGGTGCACCAGGGCGTGGCCGTGCGCACGCTGTATGGCTCCACCTGCCCCTGA
- a CDS encoding pilus assembly protein — translation MPMPARRLRAYAACATALLGLAAAPAALAEDIDLFTGLQANAGARPNVLLILDNASAWNANAQVDCETPGVVGPNNLNNNVGAEQCALYKAVSDLISDPNTTGKINLGVMMFGGSNNSGAQFRFPSVTPPTAPSGLVLLDKTGGEEMLAFIKSIDRTKDSSNNSQVGGAMQEAWAFFSGKTGLSGTTYKSPISNPCQKNFIIYIANALNNGKPQDTGQDAYNKLKEAGATAAQLTPIPLSKANNIDNWGDEWARFLNGMDLNAANNAGSATATRQNVITYTIGVTDGSKQSLDYLEFVNSMATKGGGGNFTVRAGDDDALAKALKDIFNEMQAVNNVFASVSLPVSVNGQGSYLNQVYIGMFRPDGKARPRWVGNLKQYKLGYDTNGNLVMLDAGVPGGTEQTSKNAISNASTGFISPNARSYWTEDPPKQVASSSIVTDWPADGFWKNASAQLRNAKDAPDGEIVEKGGAAEMLRADYLTSQSARRLLTCADAKCSKGTPLAAFNTANKALTEGSGPSLLKTTSAEVAKMIDWVRGKDVFAALTGTDPKKEAEPGPGGNVTVRGSIHGDVLHSRPVVVDYGGSTGVVVFYGANDGVFHAVNGNRTGAISTSAGTVRAGGELWGFIAPEFYGKLARLYNNAPEVRLTGSPQDTDEVQFTPRDYFFDGTTTVYQNLSNPATPEVTIYLTARRGGRLVYALDVSDPAQPKYLWSKTSADIPELGQTWSQPRVMRVRGYPKPVLIMGAGYDPDGEDSDPALGGNAGATNQQGRGVIVLDAASGDVVWAALASCAGITTGTCVTIDSRAIPSDVAVVDRNGDGYADKAYVGDVGGNIWRIDFGALATDVPSTWTIAKLAQLGGAVNTNDARKFLYPPDVVATGKYDAVMIASGDREKPLYSLSQTPGAAQNVRNRFYMVKDPNVDGKPPATWAAIKEADLVDATSVAYRDTATASGFYLALEAGEKAVNAPLTVAGYTYFGTNTPSKVLPGACYPDLGVARGYAVSFLTGLGMNNGPRYVTFDNGGLPPSPVFGMVSVTQTDGSTRLVPVLIGGGKAGGSGGDDKSSLGGQEVKPASAGKRKRTYWYTQSDKT, via the coding sequence ATGCCCATGCCCGCCCGCCGGCTTCGCGCCTATGCCGCCTGTGCCACGGCCCTGCTCGGCCTGGCTGCCGCGCCCGCGGCGCTGGCCGAAGACATCGACCTGTTCACCGGACTGCAGGCCAATGCCGGCGCGCGTCCGAACGTGCTGCTGATCCTGGACAACGCCTCGGCGTGGAATGCCAATGCGCAGGTCGATTGCGAAACGCCGGGCGTGGTCGGTCCCAACAACCTGAACAACAACGTCGGCGCGGAACAGTGCGCGCTGTACAAGGCGGTATCGGACCTAATCAGCGACCCCAATACCACCGGCAAGATCAACCTCGGCGTAATGATGTTCGGGGGTAGCAATAACTCCGGCGCCCAGTTCCGCTTCCCCAGCGTCACCCCGCCGACCGCCCCGTCGGGGCTGGTGCTGCTCGACAAGACGGGTGGCGAGGAGATGCTGGCGTTCATCAAGAGCATCGACCGCACCAAGGACAGCTCCAACAATTCGCAGGTCGGCGGAGCCATGCAGGAAGCGTGGGCGTTCTTTTCCGGCAAGACGGGACTGTCCGGCACCACTTACAAGTCGCCGATCAGCAATCCCTGCCAGAAGAACTTCATCATCTACATCGCCAACGCGCTCAACAACGGCAAGCCGCAGGACACCGGCCAGGACGCGTACAACAAGCTCAAGGAGGCGGGTGCCACGGCTGCGCAGCTCACGCCGATTCCGCTGTCCAAGGCCAACAACATCGACAACTGGGGCGATGAGTGGGCGCGCTTCCTGAACGGCATGGACCTGAACGCCGCCAACAACGCGGGTTCGGCCACGGCGACGCGCCAGAACGTCATCACCTACACCATTGGCGTTACGGACGGCAGCAAGCAGAGCCTTGACTACCTGGAGTTCGTCAACAGCATGGCCACCAAGGGCGGCGGTGGCAACTTCACGGTGCGGGCCGGCGACGACGACGCGCTGGCCAAGGCGCTGAAGGATATCTTCAACGAGATGCAGGCGGTCAACAACGTGTTCGCCTCGGTCAGCCTGCCGGTCAGCGTGAACGGGCAGGGCTCGTACCTGAACCAGGTCTACATCGGCATGTTCCGCCCGGACGGCAAGGCGCGCCCGCGCTGGGTCGGCAACCTCAAGCAGTACAAGCTGGGCTACGACACCAACGGCAACCTGGTGATGCTCGACGCCGGCGTGCCGGGTGGCACCGAGCAGACGTCAAAGAACGCGATCAGCAATGCGAGCACCGGCTTTATCTCGCCCAATGCGCGCAGCTACTGGACCGAGGATCCGCCCAAGCAGGTGGCCAGTTCCAGCATCGTCACCGACTGGCCCGCCGACGGCTTCTGGAAGAATGCCTCGGCGCAGCTGCGCAACGCCAAGGATGCGCCCGACGGCGAGATCGTCGAGAAGGGCGGCGCCGCCGAAATGCTGCGCGCCGACTACCTGACCAGCCAGAGCGCGCGCCGGCTGCTGACCTGCGCCGATGCCAAATGCAGCAAGGGCACGCCGCTGGCCGCCTTCAATACGGCCAACAAGGCGCTGACCGAGGGCAGCGGGCCGTCGCTGCTGAAGACCACGTCGGCCGAGGTGGCCAAGATGATCGACTGGGTGCGCGGCAAGGACGTCTTTGCCGCGTTGACCGGCACCGACCCGAAGAAGGAGGCTGAGCCCGGTCCCGGCGGCAACGTCACGGTGCGCGGCTCGATCCACGGCGACGTGCTGCACTCGCGCCCGGTAGTGGTCGACTACGGCGGCAGCACCGGCGTGGTGGTGTTCTACGGCGCCAATGATGGTGTATTCCACGCCGTCAACGGCAACCGCACCGGAGCGATTTCCACCAGCGCCGGCACGGTCCGCGCCGGCGGCGAACTGTGGGGCTTTATCGCGCCCGAGTTCTACGGCAAGCTGGCGCGGCTCTACAACAACGCGCCCGAGGTGCGGCTGACTGGCAGCCCGCAGGACACCGACGAGGTCCAGTTCACGCCGCGCGACTATTTCTTCGACGGCACCACCACGGTTTACCAGAACCTGAGCAACCCGGCCACGCCGGAAGTGACCATCTACCTGACCGCACGGCGCGGCGGACGGCTGGTGTATGCGCTCGACGTCAGCGATCCGGCGCAGCCCAAGTACCTGTGGAGCAAGACCAGCGCCGATATCCCGGAGCTAGGCCAGACCTGGTCGCAGCCGCGCGTGATGCGCGTGCGCGGCTACCCGAAGCCCGTGCTGATCATGGGCGCGGGCTACGACCCCGACGGCGAAGACTCGGACCCCGCGCTGGGCGGCAATGCCGGCGCGACCAACCAGCAGGGCCGCGGCGTGATCGTGCTCGACGCCGCGAGCGGCGACGTGGTCTGGGCCGCGCTGGCCAGCTGCGCCGGCATTACCACGGGCACCTGCGTCACCATCGACAGCCGCGCGATCCCGTCGGACGTTGCGGTGGTCGATCGCAACGGCGATGGCTACGCCGACAAGGCTTACGTCGGCGACGTGGGCGGCAATATCTGGCGCATCGACTTCGGCGCGCTGGCAACCGACGTGCCCTCGACCTGGACCATCGCCAAGCTGGCCCAGTTGGGTGGCGCGGTGAACACCAACGACGCGCGCAAGTTCCTCTATCCGCCCGATGTGGTCGCCACCGGCAAGTACGATGCGGTGATGATCGCCTCGGGCGACCGCGAGAAGCCGCTGTATTCGCTGAGCCAGACCCCGGGCGCGGCGCAGAACGTGCGCAACCGCTTCTACATGGTCAAGGACCCGAACGTCGACGGCAAGCCGCCGGCAACGTGGGCAGCGATCAAGGAGGCCGATCTGGTCGATGCGACCAGCGTGGCCTACCGCGATACGGCGACGGCGAGCGGCTTTTACCTCGCGCTCGAAGCCGGCGAGAAGGCGGTCAATGCGCCGCTGACCGTGGCGGGCTACACCTACTTCGGCACCAACACGCCTTCCAAGGTACTGCCGGGCGCCTGCTACCCCGACCTGGGCGTGGCGCGCGGCTACGCGGTGTCGTTCCTGACCGGGCTGGGCATGAACAACGGGCCGCGCTATGTCACCTTCGACAACGGCGGGCTGCCCCCATCGCCGGTATTCGGCATGGTGTCGGTCACGCAGACCGATGGCTCGACCCGGCTGGTGCCGGTGCTGATCGGCGGCGGCAAGGCGGGCGGCAGCGGCGGCGACGACAAGTCTTCGCTGGGCGGCCAGGAAGTGAAGCCCGCCAGCGCCGGCAAGCGCAAGCGCACCTACTGGTACACGCAGAGCGACAAGACCTGA
- the pilV gene encoding type IV pilus modification protein PilV, protein MKRMTKSRRRLPARRAHAGFLLIEVLVAVVILLVALLGTAGLVARSGQTEMESYQRVQALALLQDMAARLNANRQVAACYANGAAGMQLGSGAAPPAACTLGSAAQNATANADLQAWNAALLGSAETRPGASAADPAQAVGAMIGARGCIDTVDAVNQVYRITVAWQGLATTGAPALGCGKDQYGNDAYRRAVSTQIRIGTLGTVS, encoded by the coding sequence ATGAAGCGCATGACGAAGTCGCGGCGGCGCCTGCCGGCGCGCCGCGCGCACGCCGGCTTCCTGCTGATCGAAGTGCTGGTGGCGGTGGTGATCCTGCTGGTCGCGCTGCTGGGCACCGCCGGACTGGTGGCGCGCTCGGGGCAGACCGAAATGGAGTCCTACCAGCGCGTGCAGGCGCTGGCGCTGCTGCAGGACATGGCCGCGCGCCTGAACGCCAACCGCCAGGTGGCGGCATGCTATGCCAACGGCGCTGCCGGGATGCAGCTGGGCAGCGGGGCCGCGCCCCCGGCCGCGTGCACGCTGGGCAGCGCCGCGCAGAACGCCACCGCCAACGCGGACCTGCAGGCCTGGAACGCCGCCTTGCTCGGCAGCGCCGAAACGCGTCCGGGCGCCAGCGCAGCCGATCCCGCGCAAGCGGTCGGCGCCATGATCGGTGCGCGTGGCTGCATCGACACCGTCGACGCCGTCAACCAGGTCTACCGCATCACCGTGGCGTGGCAGGGCCTGGCTACCACGGGCGCACCGGCGCTGGGCTGCGGCAAGGACCAGTACGGCAACGACGCCTATCGCCGCGCGGTCAGCACGCAGATCCGCATCGGCACCCTCGGGACCGTGTCATGA
- a CDS encoding efflux transporter outer membrane subunit, with the protein MQRRLTSLFAAALLCGCAVGPDFRAPAPVDDAGYVPRPQQVATVAADGAADGADTSAQSHAQTLAAGADVPAQWWTLFRSPALDATIRAALGSSPTLAQARARLLEAQENLAARTGATRWPAIDARLDTTRQQVDFQSMGITALPSPGPFTLYGASVQVSYALDLFGGQRRELEALQAVVDYQRYELEAARLALAANVATAAIREAGLRAQLADTAAMVATQQRQLGITEARLRAGGVARVEVQRSRAELAQTRALVPALQRQLDATRHQLAVYTGQTPASAALPEFHLDTLYLPDTLPVSLPATLARRRPDIRAAEALLQQASANIGVATANLYPQITLSASGGTQATAARDLFSRLNVWSLAAGLVQPVFRGGELQARKRAAEAAYEQALAAYRQAVLQGLQNVADALRALEADAAALRERADSARQARATLAVVSEQYRLGGVSQLALLDAERQSRQAALELAQARADRLADSAALLQALGGGWWEEEAGAMAAAPR; encoded by the coding sequence ATGCAACGACGACTCACGTCCCTGTTCGCCGCCGCGCTGCTGTGCGGCTGCGCGGTCGGTCCCGACTTCCGCGCGCCCGCGCCGGTCGACGATGCCGGCTACGTGCCGCGTCCGCAGCAGGTGGCGACCGTGGCGGCGGACGGCGCCGCGGACGGTGCAGACACGTCGGCCCAGTCCCACGCGCAGACGCTGGCTGCCGGCGCCGATGTCCCGGCGCAGTGGTGGACGCTGTTCCGCAGCCCGGCGCTGGACGCCACCATCCGCGCCGCGCTCGGGTCCAGCCCGACGCTGGCGCAGGCGCGTGCGCGGCTGCTCGAGGCCCAGGAGAACCTGGCCGCCCGCACCGGCGCGACGCGCTGGCCCGCCATCGATGCAAGGCTCGACACCACGCGCCAGCAGGTCGATTTCCAGTCGATGGGCATCACCGCCCTCCCCAGCCCCGGCCCGTTCACGCTGTACGGCGCGTCGGTGCAGGTGTCCTACGCACTGGACCTGTTCGGCGGCCAGCGGCGCGAGCTGGAAGCGCTGCAGGCGGTGGTGGACTACCAGCGCTACGAACTCGAGGCCGCGCGCCTGGCGCTGGCCGCCAACGTCGCCACCGCGGCCATCCGCGAAGCCGGCCTGCGCGCGCAGCTGGCCGATACCGCGGCGATGGTGGCGACGCAGCAGCGCCAGCTCGGCATCACCGAGGCGCGCCTGCGCGCGGGCGGCGTCGCGCGCGTCGAGGTGCAGCGCAGCCGCGCCGAGCTGGCGCAAACCCGGGCGCTGGTGCCGGCGCTGCAGCGCCAGCTCGATGCCACGCGGCACCAGCTTGCGGTCTACACGGGCCAGACCCCGGCCTCGGCCGCGCTGCCCGAGTTCCACCTGGACACGCTGTACCTGCCCGACACGCTGCCGGTCAGCCTGCCCGCCACGCTGGCGCGCCGCCGTCCCGATATCCGCGCGGCCGAGGCGCTGCTGCAACAGGCTTCGGCCAATATCGGCGTGGCCACCGCCAACCTCTATCCGCAAATCACGCTGAGCGCCAGTGGCGGCACGCAGGCCACCGCGGCGCGCGACTTGTTCAGCCGCCTCAACGTCTGGAGCCTGGCCGCGGGCCTGGTGCAGCCGGTGTTCCGCGGCGGCGAGCTGCAGGCGCGCAAGCGCGCGGCGGAAGCCGCGTATGAGCAAGCGCTGGCCGCGTACCGGCAAGCCGTGCTGCAGGGCCTGCAGAATGTCGCCGATGCACTGCGCGCGCTCGAAGCCGACGCCGCCGCGCTGCGTGAACGCGCCGACAGCGCGCGGCAGGCGCGCGCTACGCTGGCGGTAGTGTCGGAGCAGTACCGGCTCGGCGGCGTCAGCCAGCTGGCGCTGCTGGATGCCGAACGGCAATCGCGCCAGGCCGCGCTGGAACTGGCGCAGGCGCGCGCCGACCGGCTGGCGGATTCGGCGGCGCTGCTGCAGGCGTTGGGGGGTGGGTGGTGGGAGGAAGAAGCCGGCGCGATGGCGGCGGCGCCGCGGTAG